A genomic region of Ammospiza nelsoni isolate bAmmNel1 chromosome 3, bAmmNel1.pri, whole genome shotgun sequence contains the following coding sequences:
- the LOC132071616 gene encoding taste receptor type 2 member 9-like: MEACHPPQQSNGTSYGAMALAIITLEVFAGMWINAFIVCVLCIAWVKKKTLNSNEKILLLLGCSRISFLCDAWLYHFLSKIFPNLLHFQTILQVLASIGTSFNYSNLWISACLCGFYCIKIANFRNSFFIYLKVKIDRMVPWLLLGTEILALAISIITYVLGETLQRSNINFTGQENFWEVTIRKDKHLFSSHFLAGLVLTASFLVVTFSAVFLLFSLWRHKRTMQTNSMKDLSMDAHIRAMKSVLSFLVMYSINFVCLILTIIYTTKKENIMTLLIYIYLYAFPGVHSLILIFSNPKLEKALLKFLSCVKWEFFMK, translated from the coding sequence ATGGAAGCTTGTCACCCTCCACAGCAATCCAATGGCACTTCCTATGGGGCCATGGCTTTGGCCATCATCACCCTGGAGGTGTTTGCTGGCATGTGGATAAATGCTTTCATCGTTTGTGTGCTTTGCATTGCCTGGGTCAAAAAGAAAACCCTGAACTCTAATGAGAAgatcttgctgctgctgggatgctccaggatTTCCTTTTTATGCGATGCATGGCTTTACCACTTCCTGtcaaaaatctttcccaatttgcttcattttcaaACCATACTTCAAGTCCTTGCATCGATTGGAACGTCTTTTAATTATTCCAATTTGTGGATCTCAGCCTGTCTTTGTGGTTTCTACTGCATAAAAATAGCCAATTTCAGGAACAGCTTCTTCATCTACCTGAAAGTAAAAATTGACAGGATGGTGCCCTGGCTCTTGTTGGGGACAGAGATTTTAGCCCTGGCTATAAGCATCATTACCTATGTCCTCGGTGAAACTCTTCAGAGGAGCAACATCAATTTCACCGGCCAAGAAAATTTTTGGGAAGTAACTATCAGGAAGGATAAACATCTTTtctcttctcattttcttgCTGGGCTTGTATTAACGGCTTCATTCCTGGTAGTCaccttttctgctgttttccttctcttttctctctggagACACAAGCGCACGATGCAGACAAACTCCATGAAGGACCTCAGCATGGATGCCCATATCAGAGCCATGAAATCTGTCCTCTCCTTCTTAGTGATGTACAGCATCAACTTTGTATGTTTGATCTTGACAATAATTTATACCAcgaagaaagaaaatatcatgACACTacttatatacatatatttgtaCGCTTTTCCAGGTGTTCATTCCCTTATTCTGATTTTCAGCAATCCCAAGCTGGAAAAAGCACTGCTGAAGTTTCTCTCCTGTGTGAAGTGGGAATTTTTCATGAAGTAG